In a single window of the Veillonella sp. genome:
- the fba gene encoding class II fructose-1,6-bisphosphate aldolase: MPLVTTTEMFKKAYEGGYAVGAFNVNNMEIVQGIVDAAKEEQSPLILQVSAGARKYAKHIYLVKLVEAALEDSNLPIALHLDHGDSFEICKDCVDGGFTSVMIDASHHDFDENVKITKQVVEYAHAHGVVVEAELGRLAGVEDDVNVSDADARFTDPEQAAEFVHLTGVDSLAIAIGTSHGAYKFKGDPYLDFDRLKKVGELLPDFPIVLHGASSVLPEFVAKCNEFGGNIPGAQGVPEEMLRKAAQMAVCKINIDTDLRLAMTASVREYLAQNPSEFDPRKYLGPARDAIKGMVAHKIKNVLGSSNKL, translated from the coding sequence ATGCCATTAGTTACTACTACAGAAATGTTCAAAAAAGCCTATGAAGGCGGCTATGCTGTTGGCGCTTTCAATGTAAACAACATGGAAATCGTACAAGGTATCGTAGATGCAGCCAAAGAGGAACAATCCCCTCTTATCTTACAAGTATCTGCAGGCGCTCGTAAATATGCTAAACATATTTACCTTGTGAAACTCGTAGAAGCAGCTCTTGAAGACAGCAATTTACCTATCGCTCTTCACCTTGATCACGGCGATTCCTTTGAAATCTGTAAAGACTGTGTAGATGGTGGTTTCACATCTGTTATGATCGACGCATCTCATCATGACTTTGATGAAAACGTAAAAATTACTAAACAAGTTGTTGAATATGCTCACGCTCATGGCGTTGTAGTCGAAGCAGAATTGGGCCGTTTGGCTGGCGTAGAAGATGATGTAAATGTATCTGATGCAGATGCTCGTTTCACTGACCCAGAACAAGCAGCTGAATTCGTACATCTTACAGGCGTAGACTCCTTAGCAATTGCTATTGGTACTAGCCACGGCGCTTACAAATTCAAAGGCGACCCTTACCTCGACTTCGATCGTTTGAAAAAAGTTGGCGAATTGTTGCCTGACTTCCCTATCGTATTGCATGGCGCATCCTCCGTATTGCCTGAATTCGTAGCAAAATGTAACGAATTTGGTGGCAACATTCCTGGTGCACAAGGCGTACCTGAAGAAATGCTTCGCAAAGCAGCTCAAATGGCAGTTTGCAAAATCAACATCGATACAGACCTTCGTCTTGCTATGACTGCATCCGTACGTGAATACTTGGCTCAAAACCCATCTGAATTTGACCCTCGTAAATACTTAGGACCAGCTCGTGATGCTATTAAAGGCATGGTAGCTCACAAAATTAAAAATGTATTGGGTTCTTCCAACAAACTATAA